CAGCGCCGTCCGTACCCGTGGCCACAGCTTCTTGAAGCGGCGCACCGCCTCGGCCGCATCGGCAATCGGACCTGTCGGCGCGATGGCGGGAGACGCCGAACGCGGCGGAGTCGTCCGCGGCGGTGTGCTGGGCGCTGGGCGTACCGAAGGGCTGGGCGTTGGGGTGGGGCGCGGCGGAGAGGTCGGGCGTGGCGCGACGCTCGGCGCCGGGGACGGGCGTGGCGCGACGCTCGGCGCCGGTGGCGATCCGCACGCCACGAGCAAGATGGTTCCGGTCCAAGTCAGCCCAGCCGGCCTCATACGTCGGGACTATCCCATGTTCCTGGGGTTGTTGGTGCAGCGCGGAAACCCCGCCGAAAGGGCCCTTTCGCGCCGTCAACTTCGCCGCGCGCGCTCAGCACGTCACCTGCGACAGGAGCCGCCGCAACCGCGCTGGCGCGAGAGTCGGGGCCTGAGTCTTCGGCAATGGGGGGGCAGCCCGAAGACGCGCCGTCGCGCCGAACGAGACTAGCTCTCCTCCTGCGACAGGAGTCGTCGCACCCGCGCTGGCGCGGAAAATGGGGACGGGACCCCCAGGGGCTGAGGCCAGCGGCCGAAGCCGGTGCTCAAGCCCGTGCCCAGCTTCTCCACTGCGACAGTATCCGGCGCATCCGCGCCGCTCTCCAGCTATGGCAGCGTGCGACGCAGCCGCGCTGGCGCGGAAAATGGGGGCGGTGTCCCCCGAAGAGAGCTCGTGCTCGATGGAGTTCTCAGGCCTACGCTTCGGCCTCCGCTAGGGCAGTTGGGCCTAGCTCTCCTCCTGCGACAGGAACCGACGCACCCGCGCTGGCGCGGAAAATGGGGGCGGGTTCCCCGAGGCTGAGCTTGGCAGACCGAAGACGCGCGGTTGCGCCGAACGAGCCTAGCTCTCCTCCTGCGACAGGATTCGACGCAGCCGCGCTGGCGCGGAAAATGGGGGCGGTGTCCCCCGCTGAGCGAGGCCTGTGCTGAACATGGACCGGCAATTGCCTGCGGCCGTGGCGACAGAAAGTGTCGCAAGTGAGTTGCCTTCGGAAGAACGTGGTTCCGCGGCGAACCAAAAAAAGAACGATTCAGGTCGATTTCCTGCGCCCCGGGGTTGACAACTTTTGTAGCCACTTCGCCCGATCTTGCCGCTCGCGAGAATAGCGGCCCTTCCTCGCGCTGAGCCAAGCGCTCACGCGCGATCGCACGGTCAAACGCTTCGAGAGTCGTTCTTTCTCCGATCGCGCAACCTGAGCCAACCTCGAAGCAACGAAAACCCGATGATTATGTTTCCCCCATGCAACAACCCGAAATTTCGGCCTCAGGGCCGTCGCCGGATGGACAGTGGGGGGCCGCGACGCGGCCGAGCGCCGATGCAACTGAGGAGGGCACGCCCGCAGAGGCAGTGAATGCGGTGCCGAGCTCGCCGACGGGCATTGTAGAAGGTGGCGAAGCGGCACTGCGATCGCTGCACGGCGCGCTCGAAGGCGCCTCGCGGCTGCAAGGGAGCGGTGCGGATCCCTCGCCAACGAATGAGGAGTGCGCGAATTCGATACCGCGCACGGCACAAGGTGGCGAAGCGGCACGGCGCGCGCTGGCCGAAGACCGCGTTGGGAGGCCCCCACGGCCTGGTGTCGCTGCGGCCTCGCACGGCGAGGCTTTGCGGCCTGCGCCGATGGACCGGGACATCGCGGTCTCGCGAGCGTCGTCGGACTCGGCGACTTCGCGCGCTTCCTTCGACGACGTGGATAACGCGGAACTGCTCGAGTCGACGAAGCTCCTGGTCGGTCGCTCGAATGGGGTCACGGCACAGTTGCTCGCCCACTTGGCCGAGGTGGACGCGCGCAAGGCGTACCGCAAGATCGCGTGCGCCTCGCTCTACAAGTACTGCGTTTACGAGCTGCGCATGAGCGAGGACGAAGCGCAGCGTCGCGTGAAGGCGGCGCGCGCGGTGCGGCGGTTTCCGGTGCTGCTCGACATGCTTACGGATGCGTCCCTCCACCTGACGGGTCTCTTGCTGCTGGCGCCTCATCTCACCGAGGAGAACTGTGACGCCGTGCTCGAGCGCGCCAAGTTCCGCACCAAACGGGAGGTGCAGGAGCTCGTGGCGGAGATCGCGCCGCGGCCGGACGTCGAGCCGTCGCTCGCGCCCATCTTCAAGCCGAAGCACCGCGATCCGTTTCGCAAGCCGAGTTGGTCGCGATTCATGGCGGCGCTCGCAGGGCCGATTCGCGCCATGCAGGCGAGCAACGAGCCGTTCGGCGTGCCGACGGATCCTGACGGAACGCCTGCGCCGATCCCGGCGCCGCCGTCCCCCAACGCCCCACCGCTCACGGCAAAGGAGGGGCCGTTTCCGGTTCTCGAACCTTTGTCGCCCGGGCGCTGGCGTCTCGAGATCTGTGTCGGGCAGGATTACGTCGATCAGCTCGAGGAGCTGCGCGACTTGTTGCAGCATCAGATCCCGGACCGCGACATCGTGGCCGTTCACGAGAAGGCGATGAGCATGCTGTGGAAAGCTGCGCGCAGCAGCCGAAGAGGTGCGACGGATCGACCGCGCAAGCGCACAGTCGTTCCGGATGATGATGGTCGGGGCGGCGCGGAATCAGCGCTGAGCGTGGGTTCGTGGAGCAACGGCGCGAGCGGCGAATGCGCGAGCAGCGAAGGCGCGAGCGGCGAAAGCGCGAGCGGCGAAAGCGCGAGCGGCGAAAGCGCGAGCGGCGAAAGCGCGAGCGGCGAAAGCGCGAGCGGCGAAAGCGCGAGCGGCGAAAGCGCGAGCGGCGAAAGCGCGAGCGGCGAAAGCGCGAGCGGCGAAAGCGCGAGCGGCGAAAGCGCGAGCGGCGAAAGCGCGAGCGGCGAAAGCGCGAGCGGCGAAAGCGCGAGCGGCGAAAGCGCGAGCGGCGAAAGCGCGAGCGCGCGCGGCGAGCGCGAGCGGCGAAAGCGCGAGCGGCGAAAGCGCGAGCGGCGAAAGCGCGAGCGGCGAAAGCGCGAGCGGCGAAAGCGCGAGCGGCGAAAGCGCGAGCGGCGAAAGCGCGAGCGGCGAAAGCGCGAGCGGCGAAAGCGCGAGCGGCGAAAGCGCGCGCGGCGAAAGCGCGAGCGGCGAGCTTGCACGCGGCGAGCTTGCACGCGGCGAGCTTGCACGCGGCGATAGCGCCGACGGCATTGTCGACGATGTGCAAGACTTCGACGAGCGAGGTGGAGTTGCCAACGCCGCGGGAGCCCGGCCGAGGTCTACATCGAAGGCAGCCTCGATGACGCGGTCCCTCGCTCGGCGGCACGTCCCTGCGGAGATCGTGCGCGCGGTCTGGGAGCGTGACGAAGCACGCTGCACCTATGTGGACAATCGCGGCTGTCGCTGCCCGGAGACGGGAGGGCTCGAGATCCATCACGACCGCGCGTTCGCCAAGGGAGGGGACGAGACGCTTGGGAACTTGGCGCTTCGGTGTCGAGCGCACAATGACCTCGCGGCAGAGGAGGACTTTGGGGCCGAGCTGATGGACCGCAAGAAGAGCGCGCGGCGGCGACCCAATGCAGGGGGAGCTGCGCTGGGGCCATGAGAGCTTTCGGGCGTGGGAGAGCGAGCATCCGCGCTGGCGCGGGACGAAGATGGAGAGAGCATCCGCGCTGGCGCGGGACGGAGATGGAGAGAGCATCCGCGCTGGCGCGGGACGGAGATGGCTCCCGCGCGGCGCAAGTGAGAGAGCTTGCGCGGGACAAAGATGGCTCCCGCGCGGCGCAGGTGAGAGAGCTTGCGCGGGACAAAGATGGCTCCCGCGCGGCGCAGGTGAGCGAGCATCCGCGCTGGCGCGGGACGAAGATGGCTCCCGCGCGGCGCAGGTGAGAGAGCTGGCGCGGGACGAAGATGGAGCGAGCTCCCGCGCGGCGCGGGTGAGAGAGCTTGCGCGGGACGGAGATGGAGCGAGCTCCCGCGCGACGCGGGTGAGAGAGCTTGCGCGGGACGGAGATGGAGCGAGCTCCCGCGCGGCGCGGGTGAGAAGAGCTTGCGCGGGACGGAGATGGAGCGAGCTCCCGCGCGGCGCGGGTGAGAGAGCTTGCGCGGGACGGAGATGGAGCGAGCTCCCGCGCGGCGCGGGTGAGAGAGCTTGCGCGGGACGGAGATGGAGCGAGCTCCCGCGCGGCGCGGGTGAGAGAGCTTGCGCGGGACGGAGAGGGAGAGCATCCGCGGGCGGAGCTCCCGCCGGCGGGCGCGCGACGGGAATCCCTGCGGGCTCGCGCGGAGCTCGTCTGACTGCAGAACGCGTCGCGCGCTGTTCCGCGGCGGACCAACCCACAAGACATGTTGCGTGCGCGGCGACGTTGGCAAAGGCTAAGGCGAGCTGTGTTGCGTCTTGTCGGCACCATTGGGTTGGCGCTCGCGCTCGTGCTCTGGGCGACGCCGAGCGTTGCCCAGGGCGTGACGATGCCGAAGGTGACGCACGAAGTGCCCGTCACCTATCCGCGCAGCGCGATCGACGAAGGATACTTCCAGCGCGTCGAGGTGATCCTCGAGCTGGTCGTCGACGCCACGGGCACCGTGACGAACGCGAAGGTCGACACTCCGCGCGGGTACGGCTTTGACGAAGCGGCGGTGACGGCCGCGCGGCAGCTCCAGTTTGCCCCCGCGCAGAAGAACGGCACGCCCGTCGCAGCGCGCATCAAGTTCAAATACGTCTTCGACCCTCCGCCGGCACAGCTTGCAGGTCGCGTGTTCGACCGGGACACGGGGAAGCCGCTGGCCGGCGCCACGATAGAAGTCGTGACCTCCGACGGCGCGGTCCAGCGCACGGAATCCGCCGCGGATGGTCGCTGGAGCTTCCCGGCACTGCCGCCCGGTCCGGCCAAGTTGACGGTCAGCGCGGACGCCCTCGAGCCCATTTCGCGCGACGCGACCCTCGCCCGCGCGGAGCGCGTGGACGTCACGACGCGCCTCGGCGCGGCCCCCGAGGTCACGCCACCCGAGACGGCCAAGCCAAAGGTCCTCGAAGTCACTGTCCACGGCGAGAAGCCGGCTCCGGCGGTGTCCAGCCTCACGCGCGCGGAGGTGCGGCAGCTCCCGGGCGCCTTCGGCGACCCATTCCGAGCCATCGAGTCGCTGCCCGGCGTCACCCCGATCATCTCGGGTTTGCCCTTCTTCTACATTCGCGGCGCGCCACCCGGAAACGTCGGCTACTTCCTGGACGGCGTTCGCGTTCCGTACCTGTATCACATTGCGATCGGTCCTTCGGTAGTACAGCCAGCGATGGTCGATCGCGTGGATCTGTACCCCGGCGGCTATCCCGCTCGCTTCGGTCGCTACGCCGGCGGCATCGTGTCCGCGGAAACCACTGAGCCCCTCGCGAAGCTGCACGGCGAAGGCAACATTCGCGTCTTCGATGCCGGCGCGATGGTCGAAGGCGGCTTCGCGGACGGCCGGGGCACGGTGCTGCTGGGCGGGCGCTATTCCTACACCGCCAAGATCATCTCGCTGCTCGCGCCGGACGTGACCATAGACTACCGGGATTACCAGGCGCGAGTG
This region of Polyangiaceae bacterium genomic DNA includes:
- a CDS encoding pentapeptide repeat-containing protein, whose amino-acid sequence is MQARRVQARRSRFRRARFRRSRFRRSRFRRSRFRRSRFRRSRFRRSRFRRSRFRRSRFRRSRFRRSRSPRALALSPLALSPLALSPLALSPLALSPLALSPLALSPLALSPLALSPLALSPLALSPLALSPLALSPLALSPLALSPLALSPLAPSLLAHSPLAPLLHEPTLSADSAPPRPSSSGTTVRLRGRSVAPLRLLRAAFHSMLIAFS
- a CDS encoding HNH endonuclease, which codes for MTRSLARRHVPAEIVRAVWERDEARCTYVDNRGCRCPETGGLEIHHDRAFAKGGDETLGNLALRCRAHNDLAAEEDFGAELMDRKKSARRRPNAGGAALGP